The Aminithiophilus ramosus genome contains a region encoding:
- a CDS encoding methylated-DNA--[protein]-cysteine S-methyltransferase, which translates to MSQIHLSSPVGIIRLKAVDEGLSEIHILRPGESPGGDSPSPLLERAREQMGGYFAGSLRVFDLPFALDGTDFQRLVWAALCEIPYGTTASYGEIARRIGRPRAVRAVGGANHNNPLAIVVPCHRVIGSDGSLVGYGGGLSVKQWLLDHERSHSLPR; encoded by the coding sequence GTGAGCCAGATTCACCTGTCCAGTCCCGTCGGCATCATCCGCCTCAAGGCCGTCGATGAGGGGCTTTCCGAAATCCACATCCTGAGACCCGGAGAAAGCCCCGGCGGGGACAGCCCCTCGCCCCTGCTGGAGCGGGCCAGGGAGCAGATGGGGGGGTATTTCGCGGGAAGCCTCCGCGTCTTCGACCTTCCCTTCGCCCTCGACGGGACCGATTTCCAGCGCCTCGTCTGGGCCGCCCTCTGCGAGATTCCCTACGGGACGACGGCCAGCTACGGCGAGATCGCCCGCCGCATCGGCAGGCCCAGGGCCGTCAGGGCCGTGGGGGGAGCGAACCACAATAACCCTCTGGCCATCGTCGTCCCCTGTCACCGCGTCATCGGTTCCGACGGTTCCCTCGTCGGTTACGGCGGAGGTCTCTCCGTCAAACAGTGGCTCCTCGACCACGAACGTAGCCACTCCCTGCCTCGCTGA
- a CDS encoding class I SAM-dependent methyltransferase — protein sequence MPGSTASTERALASLPSLEGEVWTLDIGCGPGSATKVLLQALAGPLFALDIHRPYLDRLVLEALEAGLSHRLTVVEGDMASMPFPEASFDLIWSEGAVYVVGFERGLTLWRPLLREGGFMALSDAVYLVDSPSPEVGRFWGEEYPTMTTVDETLLRARRAGFDVLDHFVLPREDWCDYYLPLEARLDFLEGEYEGDEAMETAIAAERREIDLWRRHGDEVGYAFFVLRRRP from the coding sequence GTGCCGGGCTCGACGGCCTCGACGGAACGGGCTCTCGCCTCGCTGCCCTCTTTAGAGGGGGAGGTCTGGACCCTCGACATCGGCTGCGGGCCGGGATCGGCGACGAAAGTGCTTCTTCAGGCCCTGGCAGGGCCTCTGTTCGCCCTCGATATCCATCGTCCCTACCTGGACCGCCTCGTCCTGGAGGCCCTGGAGGCGGGGCTCTCCCACAGACTGACCGTCGTCGAGGGCGACATGGCCTCCATGCCCTTTCCCGAGGCGAGCTTCGATCTGATCTGGTCCGAGGGGGCCGTCTACGTCGTCGGCTTCGAGAGGGGGCTGACCCTCTGGCGTCCTCTCCTGAGGGAAGGGGGTTTCATGGCCCTCTCCGACGCCGTCTATCTCGTCGACAGCCCTTCTCCGGAGGTCGGCCGATTCTGGGGAGAGGAATACCCGACGATGACGACCGTCGACGAGACCCTCCTTCGCGCCCGGAGAGCCGGCTTCGATGTGCTCGATCATTTCGTCCTTCCCCGGGAGGACTGGTGCGACTACTACCTTCCCCTTGAGGCGCGCCTGGATTTTCTCGAAGGGGAATACGAGGGCGACGAAGCCATGGAGACGGCCATCGCCGCCGAGCGGCGTGAGATCGATCTCTGGAGACGCCACGGCGACGAGGTGGGCTACGCTTTCTTCGTCCTGCGCCGGCGTCCCTGA
- a CDS encoding chemotaxis protein CheX — protein sequence MAPDRRLPPANIRLEILTDLVQGAQRGLSQFVASLGHELSLDKASVLLSDQMPEGRIVAMLGYVGQLQGGLSLVLNEESFEVFFKALSGGFMEADLDNPIVVSAAGEMLNMIGGKMAIGLSERGYAMDLTPPQVFQGDTIRQAALPTNRRFILPYRIVGTGGKFFFTIMALRQADDIENPPPL from the coding sequence TTGGCACCAGACCGACGGCTCCCGCCGGCCAACATCCGCCTCGAAATCCTAACAGACCTCGTTCAGGGCGCCCAGCGGGGGCTCAGTCAGTTCGTCGCCTCCCTGGGCCACGAACTCTCCCTGGACAAGGCCTCCGTCCTGCTGTCGGACCAGATGCCCGAGGGGCGCATCGTCGCCATGCTGGGCTACGTGGGCCAGCTTCAGGGAGGCCTCTCGCTGGTCCTGAACGAGGAATCCTTCGAGGTCTTCTTCAAAGCCCTCTCGGGAGGGTTCATGGAGGCCGACCTGGACAACCCCATCGTCGTCAGCGCCGCAGGAGAGATGCTCAACATGATCGGCGGCAAGATGGCCATCGGGCTCTCCGAGAGAGGATACGCCATGGACCTGACGCCGCCTCAGGTCTTTCAGGGCGACACGATCCGCCAGGCCGCCCTTCCCACGAACCGCCGCTTCATCCTCCCCTACCGAATCGTCGGGACGGGCGGCAAGTTCTTTTTCACTATCATGGCCCTCCGTCAGGCCGACGATATCGAGAACCCTCCTCCATTGTAG
- a CDS encoding thiolase family protein encodes MARVVILSACRTAGGKFGGGLSRFEASDLGGFAVAEAVSRSGLTGEVIDEVILGNGWQAGVGANPARIALYKGGLPQSVPAFTVNIRCGSGIRTMMLGSDRIRLGDAKAVVVGGMESASNVPYLLPDARWGFRMGEKKALDVLHRDGFLCPVAGKLMGEATEALVEELSITREEQDAFALDSHRKAARAMDQGFFDEEIFPLTYRDRKKGDIVLDRDEIPRADTTEEALSKLPAIFKKGGTITAGSSSALCDAASALVIADGDWAQSQGLRPLAEIVGYASAALEAERFGLGPTLAMPKALARAGLAMEDMDLIEINEAFAAQVIACHRVMPFDRERLNVHGGAIALGHPIGASGAKIVTTLLYALRRRKGELGIASACIGGGQGVALVVRCLG; translated from the coding sequence ATGGCTCGCGTCGTCATTCTCAGCGCCTGTCGGACGGCCGGAGGCAAGTTCGGCGGAGGGCTGTCCCGCTTCGAGGCCTCCGATCTCGGCGGATTTGCCGTCGCCGAAGCCGTCAGTCGGAGCGGTCTCACGGGAGAGGTCATCGACGAGGTGATCCTGGGCAACGGCTGGCAGGCGGGAGTGGGGGCCAACCCGGCCCGCATAGCCCTTTACAAGGGCGGATTGCCCCAGTCCGTTCCGGCCTTTACCGTCAACATCCGCTGCGGGTCGGGCATCCGCACCATGATGCTGGGCAGCGACAGGATTCGCCTCGGCGACGCCAAGGCCGTCGTCGTCGGCGGCATGGAGAGCGCCTCCAACGTCCCCTACCTTCTCCCCGATGCCCGTTGGGGGTTCAGGATGGGCGAGAAAAAGGCCCTCGATGTCCTTCACCGAGACGGTTTCCTCTGTCCCGTGGCGGGCAAGCTGATGGGGGAGGCCACGGAGGCCCTCGTCGAGGAGTTGTCCATCACGCGAGAGGAGCAGGACGCCTTCGCCCTCGACAGCCACAGAAAAGCGGCACGGGCCATGGATCAGGGCTTCTTCGACGAGGAGATTTTTCCCCTGACCTACAGGGACAGAAAAAAGGGCGATATCGTCCTTGACCGAGACGAAATCCCCAGGGCCGACACGACGGAAGAGGCCCTGAGCAAGCTCCCGGCGATCTTCAAAAAAGGGGGTACCATCACGGCCGGTTCCAGTTCGGCCCTCTGCGATGCCGCCAGCGCCCTCGTCATCGCCGACGGAGACTGGGCCCAGTCGCAGGGCCTCAGGCCTCTGGCCGAGATCGTCGGCTATGCCTCGGCGGCTCTCGAGGCCGAGCGCTTCGGTCTCGGTCCCACGCTGGCAATGCCCAAAGCCCTGGCCAGGGCCGGCCTTGCCATGGAGGACATGGATCTCATCGAAATCAACGAGGCCTTCGCCGCTCAGGTCATCGCCTGTCATCGCGTCATGCCCTTCGACAGGGAGAGGCTCAACGTCCACGGCGGCGCCATCGCTTTAGGCCATCCCATCGGGGCCTCAGGCGCCAAGATCGTCACGACCCTTCTCTATGCGCTCAGGCGGAGGAAGGGCGAGCTGGGCATCGCCAGCGCCTGCATCGGGGGCGGCCAGGGCGTGGCCCTCGTCGTGAGGTGCCTCGGCTGA
- a CDS encoding 3-oxoacid CoA-transferase subunit B, protein MLPELNEDLVRNRIARRIAKEFGDGAVVNLGIGIPTLVSDYIPEEVRVIFQTENGVVGAGPAPEKPDLRFIGAGGRHLTLLPGSALVASDLSFGLIRGGHVDATVLGALEVSQEGDLANWMVPGKMVPGMGGAMDLVTGARQVIIATTHTTKKGEAKILKKCALPLTARGVVSLVVTEYAVFRVARGEMTLIEIAPDVSLEELKTVTEADYSVADPLPLMQGTEEE, encoded by the coding sequence ATGCTGCCAGAACTTAACGAAGACCTCGTCCGCAACCGCATCGCCCGTCGCATCGCCAAGGAATTCGGCGACGGCGCCGTCGTCAATCTCGGAATCGGCATACCGACGCTCGTCTCCGACTACATTCCGGAAGAGGTCCGCGTCATTTTTCAGACGGAAAACGGCGTCGTCGGCGCCGGTCCCGCTCCGGAAAAACCGGACCTTCGTTTCATCGGAGCCGGAGGACGTCATCTCACCCTTCTTCCGGGAAGCGCCCTCGTGGCCAGCGATCTCAGTTTCGGTCTCATCCGCGGCGGCCATGTCGACGCCACCGTCCTGGGGGCCCTCGAGGTGAGCCAGGAGGGAGATCTGGCGAACTGGATGGTTCCGGGCAAGATGGTTCCCGGCATGGGCGGTGCCATGGACCTCGTCACCGGGGCCCGCCAGGTCATCATCGCCACGACGCATACGACGAAGAAGGGAGAGGCCAAGATCCTCAAGAAGTGCGCTCTGCCCCTGACGGCCCGAGGCGTGGTGAGTCTCGTCGTCACCGAATATGCCGTCTTCCGCGTCGCAAGGGGAGAGATGACCCTCATCGAAATCGCCCCCGATGTGTCCCTCGAAGAGCTCAAAACCGTCACCGAAGCCGACTACTCGGTGGCCGATCCCCTGCCTTTGATGCAGGGTACGGAGGAGGAGTGA
- a CDS encoding CoA transferase subunit A produces MSRKVIKPVLSAAEAVRSVKAGSRVMVGGFNYGGIPYSLVEALVEAGTGDLTLISNDTAYEDVGHGRLVARGQVKKVIASHVGLNKKTGKLFHDGLMELELCPQGTFVERIRAAGFGLGGFLTPTGVGTVVEEGKEVLEVEGRKYILELPLRADVAFVRAHKADRRGNLTYFGTNRNFNPAMAMAADYVVAEVDSVVEVGEIDPNDVVTPGILIDALVVKEDLYYAART; encoded by the coding sequence ATGTCCCGCAAGGTGATCAAACCCGTTCTTTCCGCAGCCGAAGCCGTACGGTCCGTCAAGGCCGGTTCGAGGGTCATGGTGGGCGGATTCAACTACGGAGGGATTCCCTACAGTCTTGTGGAGGCCCTCGTCGAGGCCGGAACAGGCGATCTGACTCTCATTTCGAACGATACGGCCTATGAGGACGTCGGCCACGGCAGGCTCGTCGCCCGAGGGCAGGTCAAAAAGGTCATCGCCTCCCACGTGGGGCTCAACAAGAAGACGGGAAAGCTCTTTCATGACGGTCTCATGGAGCTCGAACTCTGTCCTCAGGGAACCTTCGTCGAGCGCATAAGGGCTGCCGGCTTCGGGCTGGGGGGATTTCTGACGCCCACCGGGGTGGGAACCGTCGTCGAGGAGGGGAAGGAGGTCCTCGAAGTGGAGGGCCGCAAGTACATTCTCGAGCTTCCCCTTCGGGCCGATGTGGCCTTCGTGAGGGCCCACAAGGCCGATCGCCGGGGGAACCTGACCTACTTCGGCACCAACCGCAACTTCAATCCGGCCATGGCCATGGCCGCCGACTACGTCGTCGCCGAAGTCGATTCCGTCGTCGAGGTGGGGGAGATCGATCCCAACGACGTCGTCACGCCGGGGATCCTCATCGACGCGCTCGTGGTGAAGGAGGACCTCTACTATGCTGCCAGAACTTAA
- a CDS encoding TRAP transporter permease: MADSVRIENTEPLLSPEAALPVEDVEGGKRRTLKGWQGYVVSGLALSASLFHLYTAAFGLLPAMHQRGIHWLFMGVLLFLLYPVAQGRPKDRIDIWDWLCAAVMAAGCLNIVLNWDAIAFREGLPIASDIYMGLAMIFLVLEGARRSMGWPLPIMAIIALVYALYGPYFPGLLAHGGFPLEEIAPFQYLRTDGIFGVPLGVSASFIFLFVLFGAFLSSSGAGQFFIDLAVALTGRSQGGPGKAAVVASGLMGTVSGSSCANAVTTGAFTIPLMKQSGYSSEFAGAIVAAASTGGQVMPPVMGAAAFIMAQFLGIAYWEIVVAAAIPATLYFISIMAMVHFRAGKKRMVKLDAEKLPKAKLILREGWHLLFPIVTLIIFLALGYSPVKAVFWSIVLLVAVSWMGKKEYRMTPRRVLDALINGAIGAIEVAAACACSGIVIGVIGITGVGLAFSSFVLSLSGGVLPLALMLTMVGSIILGMGVPTTAQYIITSTLAAPALAQMGVPMMSAHLFCLYFGVLADVTPPVALATYAASGISKSNPLKTGFTALVTAVAGFLVPYMFVYNPYLLLQGNPVMIVLGCATALVAIIALSAGVQGYFVTDLNLVERLAFLAVPFLIIYPSLVANGIAVAVVAAVFALQKARSPRKSLPASV, translated from the coding sequence ATGGCAGACAGCGTACGCATCGAGAATACCGAGCCCCTTCTTTCTCCGGAGGCCGCCCTTCCCGTCGAGGATGTCGAGGGAGGCAAGCGGCGGACCCTCAAGGGGTGGCAGGGCTATGTCGTCTCCGGTCTGGCCCTTTCGGCCTCTCTCTTTCATCTCTACACGGCCGCCTTCGGCCTCCTTCCGGCCATGCATCAGCGCGGAATTCACTGGCTTTTCATGGGCGTTCTCCTTTTCCTTCTCTATCCCGTGGCGCAGGGACGTCCCAAGGACCGCATCGACATCTGGGACTGGCTCTGTGCCGCCGTCATGGCCGCCGGCTGCCTCAATATCGTCCTCAACTGGGACGCCATCGCCTTCCGCGAGGGACTGCCCATCGCCTCCGACATCTACATGGGGCTGGCCATGATCTTCCTCGTCCTCGAGGGGGCCCGGCGCTCCATGGGATGGCCTCTGCCCATCATGGCCATCATCGCCCTGGTCTATGCCCTTTACGGCCCCTATTTCCCCGGCCTTCTCGCCCACGGAGGCTTCCCCCTGGAGGAGATCGCACCCTTTCAGTATCTGCGGACGGACGGTATTTTCGGCGTTCCCCTGGGCGTTTCGGCCTCGTTCATCTTCCTCTTCGTCCTCTTCGGCGCTTTCCTGAGCTCCTCAGGAGCGGGCCAGTTCTTCATCGACCTCGCCGTGGCCCTCACGGGCAGAAGCCAGGGAGGGCCCGGCAAGGCGGCCGTCGTCGCCAGCGGACTGATGGGAACCGTCTCGGGCAGCTCCTGTGCCAATGCCGTGACGACGGGGGCTTTCACCATCCCCCTCATGAAGCAGTCGGGCTACAGCAGCGAGTTCGCCGGGGCCATCGTCGCCGCCGCCTCGACAGGCGGCCAGGTCATGCCTCCCGTCATGGGGGCGGCGGCCTTCATCATGGCCCAGTTTCTCGGCATCGCCTATTGGGAGATCGTCGTCGCCGCCGCCATTCCGGCCACGCTCTACTTCATCTCCATCATGGCCATGGTTCACTTTCGTGCCGGCAAGAAGCGCATGGTCAAACTCGATGCCGAGAAGCTTCCCAAGGCCAAGCTGATCCTTCGGGAGGGATGGCACCTTCTCTTCCCCATCGTGACGCTCATCATTTTCCTGGCCCTGGGCTATTCTCCCGTCAAGGCCGTCTTCTGGTCCATCGTTCTCCTCGTCGCCGTCTCCTGGATGGGCAAGAAGGAGTACCGCATGACGCCCCGGCGCGTTCTCGACGCCCTCATCAACGGCGCCATCGGCGCCATCGAGGTGGCCGCGGCCTGCGCCTGTTCGGGCATCGTCATCGGCGTCATCGGCATCACCGGCGTCGGACTGGCCTTCTCCTCCTTCGTCCTCAGTCTCTCCGGCGGCGTGCTGCCTCTGGCCCTGATGCTGACCATGGTCGGCTCCATCATTCTCGGCATGGGCGTTCCGACGACGGCCCAGTACATCATCACGTCCACTCTGGCCGCTCCTGCCCTGGCCCAGATGGGCGTCCCCATGATGTCGGCCCACCTTTTCTGCCTCTATTTCGGCGTTCTGGCCGATGTGACGCCGCCGGTGGCTCTTGCCACCTACGCCGCGTCGGGCATATCCAAATCCAACCCCCTCAAGACGGGCTTCACGGCCCTTGTCACGGCCGTCGCCGGGTTCCTCGTTCCCTACATGTTCGTCTACAACCCCTATCTGCTTCTCCAGGGCAATCCCGTCATGATCGTTCTGGGCTGCGCCACGGCTCTCGTCGCCATCATCGCCCTTTCGGCCGGCGTTCAGGGATATTTCGTCACCGACTTGAATCTCGTCGAGAGGCTCGCCTTCCTGGCCGTGCCCTTCCTCATCATCTACCCGTCGCTTGTGGCCAACGGCATCGCCGTCGCCGTCGTCGCCGCCGTTTTCGCCCTTCAGAAGGCCCGGTCGCCCAGGAAAAGTCTCCCCGCAAGCGTCTAG
- a CDS encoding TAXI family TRAP transporter solute-binding subunit, producing MKKSLVVALIVAGLFAMAGSAFAVTFVTIGSGGVGGTYYPLGGAMAEVLSKADIGVKATSRSTSASRENCRLLAAGRAQIGMTMGSTLYQAYKGLDAFEQDGELPLRILMHMYPAPHHLVTTTKTGITSFEDIRGKKISLGAPGGGDQVLTQMILAAAGIDPDKDINKQQLTQPEGVMALKDGNVDAVFWNFATPGSAVLEVSAVRDVVLVPLPQDLVDKVTAAHPFLFAYRIPKETYPGQTEDVLTVADGNFLAVNADMDEKLGYDLVKTLIEHREEFVKVTQQAAHFVPEEASVGIIPFTAGAAKYFKEQGFEVETK from the coding sequence ATGAAAAAGAGCCTCGTTGTTGCCCTGATCGTTGCAGGCCTTTTCGCCATGGCCGGTTCGGCCTTCGCCGTCACCTTCGTGACCATCGGCTCCGGCGGTGTCGGGGGCACCTACTATCCCCTCGGCGGCGCCATGGCCGAGGTGCTCTCCAAGGCCGACATCGGCGTCAAGGCCACGTCCCGTTCCACCTCGGCCTCCCGCGAGAACTGCCGTCTTCTCGCGGCTGGCCGCGCCCAGATCGGCATGACCATGGGTTCGACCCTCTATCAGGCCTACAAGGGCCTCGACGCCTTCGAACAGGACGGCGAGCTGCCCCTGCGGATTCTCATGCACATGTACCCCGCTCCCCATCATCTCGTGACGACGACGAAGACGGGCATCACCTCCTTCGAGGACATCCGGGGCAAGAAGATATCCCTCGGCGCCCCCGGAGGCGGCGACCAGGTCCTGACGCAGATGATTCTCGCCGCCGCCGGCATCGATCCCGACAAGGACATCAACAAGCAGCAGCTCACCCAGCCCGAGGGTGTCATGGCCCTCAAGGACGGCAACGTCGACGCCGTCTTCTGGAACTTCGCCACGCCGGGCTCGGCCGTCCTCGAAGTTTCGGCCGTCCGCGACGTCGTCCTCGTGCCCTTGCCCCAGGATCTCGTCGACAAGGTCACGGCCGCCCATCCCTTCCTCTTCGCCTACAGGATTCCCAAGGAGACCTATCCCGGCCAGACCGAGGATGTCCTCACCGTCGCCGACGGCAACTTCCTGGCCGTCAACGCCGATATGGACGAGAAGCTGGGCTACGACCTCGTCAAGACCCTCATCGAACACCGCGAGGAGTTCGTCAAGGTGACACAGCAGGCCGCCCACTTCGTCCCCGAAGAGGCCAGCGTGGGGATCATTCCCTTCACGGCCGGTGCCGCCAAGTATTTCAAGGAGCAGGGCTTCGAAGTCGAGACGAAGTAG
- a CDS encoding aspartate aminotransferase family protein → MDGKVLPRSFKTQAPIIVKGEGIYLEDESGRRYIDGCSGALISNLGHGCPEIIEAVTAQLGRIEFAHPSRWRTEATEEAAREVASMAPEGLDYVWFVSGGSEAIESAVKLARQYYVERDGATTSKAQVIARWNSYHGSTIGTMGLAGSMARRRLFSPLFLEAPKIAAHYCYRCPFEATYPSCGLLCARELEKTIRRIGPQYVSAFIAEPIVGSTVGALTPPEEYWPMIREVCDRYDILLIADEVMTGCGRTGANFCVDHWKVTPDIIVTAKGMAAGYVPTGGIIVRNAIAETLRDGSGAFLHGHTYNGNPLSGAATAAVFRYMKKHHVVENARAQGERLATGLRKIEATNPMVGEVRGKGLMWGVELVADRATRAPFPKPRGASALATKECLERGLVIYPGGGMIDGVEGDNFLIAPPLVATAAEIDEILKRLEEGLDAASKKLLS, encoded by the coding sequence TTGGACGGAAAGGTTCTTCCACGCAGTTTCAAGACCCAGGCTCCCATCATCGTCAAGGGCGAGGGCATCTATCTCGAAGATGAGAGCGGTCGCCGGTATATCGACGGCTGCAGCGGCGCCCTCATCTCCAATCTGGGCCATGGCTGTCCCGAGATCATCGAGGCCGTCACGGCCCAGCTCGGCAGGATCGAGTTCGCCCACCCCTCACGGTGGCGCACGGAGGCGACGGAGGAGGCGGCACGGGAGGTGGCCTCCATGGCTCCCGAGGGGCTGGACTACGTCTGGTTCGTCAGCGGAGGCAGCGAGGCCATCGAGTCGGCCGTCAAGCTGGCCCGCCAGTATTACGTCGAGCGCGACGGAGCGACCACATCGAAGGCTCAGGTCATCGCCCGCTGGAATTCCTACCACGGCAGCACCATCGGCACCATGGGCCTCGCCGGAAGCATGGCGCGCCGCCGCCTGTTCTCCCCCCTCTTTCTCGAGGCGCCCAAGATCGCGGCCCATTACTGCTACCGCTGTCCCTTCGAGGCGACGTATCCCTCCTGCGGTCTCCTCTGCGCCAGGGAGCTGGAAAAGACGATTCGACGGATCGGTCCCCAGTACGTGTCGGCCTTCATCGCCGAGCCCATCGTGGGATCGACCGTCGGCGCCCTGACGCCGCCCGAGGAGTACTGGCCCATGATCCGAGAGGTCTGCGACCGTTACGACATCCTCCTCATCGCCGACGAGGTCATGACGGGCTGCGGCCGCACGGGAGCCAATTTCTGCGTCGACCACTGGAAGGTGACGCCCGATATCATCGTCACCGCCAAGGGGATGGCCGCCGGCTACGTTCCCACGGGAGGCATCATCGTCAGAAACGCCATCGCCGAGACGCTTCGCGACGGCAGCGGAGCCTTCCTTCACGGCCACACCTATAACGGCAACCCCCTGAGCGGAGCGGCGACGGCCGCCGTCTTCCGCTACATGAAAAAACACCATGTCGTCGAGAACGCCCGCGCCCAGGGCGAGCGCCTCGCAACAGGCCTCAGGAAGATCGAGGCGACCAATCCCATGGTGGGAGAGGTCCGCGGCAAGGGACTCATGTGGGGAGTCGAGCTCGTCGCCGACAGGGCGACGCGCGCGCCTTTCCCCAAGCCCAGGGGCGCCTCCGCCCTGGCGACGAAAGAATGCCTCGAACGGGGGCTCGTCATCTACCCCGGCGGAGGCATGATCGACGGCGTCGAGGGGGACAACTTCCTCATCGCGCCGCCCCTCGTCGCGACGGCAGCCGAAATCGACGAAATTCTCAAAAGGCTTGAAGAGGGGCTCGACGCCGCGTCGAAGAAGCTCCTTTCCTGA